CGTCACGCGCGAGTCGGTGCTCATGTCGAAGCACTGGATGGACAAGGTGTGGAGCTGGGACCACACCTTCAACGCCCTGGCGCTCGCGCCCGGGCTCGCCGACGCCGCGCTCGATCAGTTCTTCGCCCCGTTCGACCACCAGGATGCCGCGGGCGCGATGCCCGACTCGATCACGCACGCCGAGGTGCTCTACAACTACGTGAAGCCCCCGATCCACGGGTGGGCGTGGGCGAAGCTGCGCGAGCGCCTCGCACGGCCCCTCACCGAAGACGAGCTGTTCGCGGGATACGCGCGGCTCTCGCGGTGGTCGCGGTTCTGGCTGGACTACCGCACCGCTCCCGGGCGCGACCTGCCGTACTACCAGCACGGCAACGACAGCGGGTGGGACAACTCCACGACCTTCGACCACGACCGCGTGATCGAAGCGCCCGACCTCGCCGCCTTCCTCGTCGTGCAGCTCGACGTCCTCGCCGATCTCGCGGACGAGCTCGGAACGGGGGAGGGCGCCGACTGGCGCGCCGAGCGCGATCGGGTCCAGGGCGCGCTCCTGCGCGACCTCCGAGACGACGAAGGGTTCTTCGCGGTCGGCGCGCTCAGCGGGACGGTGAGCAAACGGTCCAGTCTGCTGAACCTCCTGCCGGTTCTCGCCTCCGAGCGGTTCCCCGCCGCGGTGACGGACGCCCTGGCGGAGCGCATCGCGGAGCACCTGACCACCTGGGGTCCGGCCACTCAGCTCGTGGGAACGCCCGAATACGAGGACGACGGCTACTGGCGCGGTCCGATCTGGGCCCCCTCGACGATGCTCATCGAGGAGGGGCTGCGTCGCGGGGGGCACGTCGAGCTGGCCGACACGATCAACGAGCGCTTCCGCCGACTGTGCGAGGAGTCGGGCTTCGCCGAGAACTTCGACGCGCGGACGGGCGCGGGACTGCGCGACCGCGCGTACACCTGGACGGCGAGCGTGTACCTCGTCTTCGCGCACGAGCACACGCTGCGCACGGCCGGGGGCGACGCGTGACCGTGCACTTCCACGTCGAGGGGACGCGGCTCGTCTGGCGCGGTGACGGAGAGACCGTGGTCGTGGAGCCGTGGGGACGAGACAGCGTCCGCGTGCGGTCCCGTCTCATGCACGACATCGTCGATCACGACTGGGCGCTGCTTCCCCCCGCCCCCGCCCACGCCGAAGCCGACGTCGTCGTCGCGGGCGACACGGCGACCCTCACCAGCGGTCGCCTGCGCGTGGTCGCGACCTCGCGGACCGGCATCCAGCTGCAGACGGGGTACGACCGCAACTTCTGCCACCTCGCCTTCTTCGACGTCGACGGCCGGCTGCTCTTCCAGGAGAGGGATGCCGGGGGCTCCCTCGCGCTGGTCGCCCGCGAGCACCGTCCCATCCCCGGTGGCGACGTGCGCCTGACCGCGTCGTTCGAGAGCGCCTCGGACGAGCGTCTTTTCGGGATGGGGCAGTACCAGCAGGACGTGCTCGACCTGAAGGGCTGCACCCTCGAGCTCGCGCATCGCAACTCGCAGTCGAGCGTGCCCTTCGTGCTCTCCGACCGCGGCTACGGCTTCCTGTGGCACAACCCCGCGATCGGGCGGGCGACGTTCGCGGCGAACGGCACGCGATGGTCCGCCGAGTCCACAGACCAGCTCGACTACTGGGTCACGGCGGGAGCCACCCCGCGCGACATCTCGCGGGCCTACGCGGATGCCACGGGCCACACGCCGATGATGCCCGAGCGCGGTCTCGGCTTCTGGCAGTGCAAGCTGCGCTACTCCTCGCAGGAAGAGCTGCTCGCCGTCGCTCGGGAGCACAAGAGACGCGGCCTTCCACTCGACGTCATCGTCGCCGACTTCTTCCACTGGCCGAGGATGGGCGACTTCCGTTTCGAGGAGGAGTTCTGGCCCGACCCCGCCGCGATGGTGCGCGAGCTCGACGAACTGGGCGTCGAACTGATGGTCTCGGTGTGGCCGCAGGTGTCGCTCGAATCCGAGAACTACGCGCACATGAAGAAGGAGAACCTCCTCGTCCGCGCCGAGCGCGGCCTCGACGTGCACATGTCCTTCGAGGGGCCGAGCGCGTTCCTCGACGCCACGAACCCGCGGGCGCGCGCCTTCGTGTGGGAGAGGTGCCGGGAGAACTACGGCGGTCATGGCATCCGCACCTTCTGGCTCGACGAAGCCGAGCCCGAGTACGGCCTCTACGACTACGACAACTTCCGCTACCACGCCGGCTCCGTGCTGCAGGTGGGCAACGTCTACCCGCAGCACTACGCGCGGGCGTTCGCCGAGGGGCAGTGGGGCGACGGCGAGACCGAGGTCGTGAACCTCCTCCGCACGGCGTGGGCGGGCAGTCAGCGCTACGGCGCGTTGGTGTGGTCGGGCGACATCGCTTCGACCTTCGCGGCGCTTCGCGCGCAGGTGACCGCGGGCATCCACATGGGCGTCGCCGGTATCCCGTGGTTCACCACCGACATCGGCGGCTTCCACCACGGGGATCCGGATGCCGAGGACTTCCGCGAACTGCTCGTCCGCTGGTTCCAGTTCGGGACGTTCTGCCCGGTGATGCGTCTGCACGGCGATCGGCTGCCGACGACGCCCGTGCACGCGGCCGACGGCTCGCGGCGCTCGCCGAGCGGCGGGCCGAACGAGGTGTGGAGCTTCGGCGACGCCGTCACCCCGGTGCTCGAACGGTACCTCTTCGCCCGGGAGGCTCTGCGCCCCTACACCCGAGAGGTGATGCGCGACGCGCACCTCGACGGGCAACCCGTCCTGCGCGGGCTCTTCCACGAGTTCCCCGACGACGAGCGCTGCTGGACGGTGAAGGACCAGTACCTGTTCGGCCCGGACCTCCTCGTCGCGCCCGTGATGGAGGCCGGCGCGCGCTCGCGGAGCGTGGTGCTGCCCGCGGGCGCGGAATGGACCGACCTGTGGACGGGCGCGGTGTTCGCCGGCGGCGGCGAGATCGACGTGGAGGCGCCGCTGGAGAGGATCCCGGTCTTCGTCCGCGACGGCGCCCAGCCCGAGGTGGTCGAGGCGGTGCGCGCGGCGCTGCGTGCCGACTGACGCGCGAGCGGGGCGAACCGCCGTGCCGAGTACCGGCCGGCTGTCTTGCGATAAACGCCATTCGGTGCCGGAAACGCGGCGGCGCGGCGTTTCTCGGCAGGAATGGCGTTTATCGCGAGTGCGCGGCAGGTAAAGGGACCCCGGATGCCGTGGCATCCGGGGTCCCCTTACGGGTTGACGCTCAGCCCAGCAGCGGTACCGCACCCACCAGCACGCCGACGGCGAGCATCACCAGCGAGACGACGGTCGCGCGCCACAGCACCTTCTTGTGGTGGTCGCCGAGGTTGACGCCGGCGAGCGAGACCAGCAGCAGGATCGCGGGCACCAACGGGCTCTGCAGGTGCACGGGCTGGCCGGTGATCGAGGCGCGGGCCATCTCGACGGGGGCGATGCCGTAGTTCGCCGCGCTCTCGGCGAGGACGGGCAGGATGCCGAAGTAAAACGCGTCGTTCGACATGAAGAACGTGAACGGGATCGACAGCACGCCCGTGATGACGGCGAGGAACGGTCCCATCGACGACGGGATCACCTCGGTGATCCAGGCGGCCATCGCGGTGACCATGCCGGTGCCGTTGAGCACGCCGACCAGGACGCCGGCGGCGAGGACCATCGACACCACCCCGACGATCGAGGGCGCGTGCGCGACGATCTCGTCGGCCTGACCGCGCAGCTTCGGGAAGTTCACGATGAGGGCGACGGCCGCGCCGACCATGAAGACGAACGCCAGCGGGAAGATGTCCATCACCAGGAGGACCATGACGGCCACGGTGAGCGCGAGGTTGAACCAGATGAGCTTCGGGCGCAGCGTCGCGCGGTTCGGGTCGAGCATCGTGTCGGCCATCGCGGTGTCGGCGGTGTCGACGAGCTGGGTCGCGGCGACGGCGTCGCGTCCGCCGCGGACGGTGACGATGTTGCCGGTGCGCAGCGACGCGACCGCGCCGGGCTTGGGCTCCGCCCCGCGGAACAGCTTCGGGGCACCGAGACGACCGAAGCCACCGGGGGCGTCGAGCTTCGAGGTGTCGACGACACCGGCGAGACGCTTGCGCTCGGCGAGGCCGAGGAACCAGGCGAAGGCGAGAGAGACGACGAGACCCGCGGCGAGCGAGGGGATCATCGGCACGAAGACGTCGGTGGGCTGCAGCCCCAGCGCGGTGGCCGCGCGAACGGTCGGTCCGCCCCACGGGACGATGTTCATCGTGCCGTTCATCAGACCCGCGACGCAGGTGAGCACGACGGGGCTCATGCCCAGGCGCAGGTACAGCGGCAGCATCGCCGAGGTCGTGATGATGAAGGTCGTCGATCCGTCGCCGTCGAGAGAGACGGCACCCGCGAGGATCGCCGTGCCGAGCACGATCTTGGCGGGGTCATCGCCCAGCACGCGCGTGATCACGCGGATCAGCGGGTCGAACAGGCCGACGTCGATCATGATGCCGAAGTACATGATCGCGAACATCAGCAGGGCGGCGGTGGGCGCCATCTTGCTGATCGCGTCGATCACCATGTCGCCGAGGCCCAGGCCCGCTCCCGCGATCAGCCCGAAGATCGTCGGGACGACGATGAGGGCGACCATGGGGGTGAGGCGCCGCGTCATGATCAGGGCCATGAACGACAGGACCATGAGGAAGCCGAGGGCCACGAGCACCCCGTCGGCGGGCGTGTACGCCACCGGGTACTCGGCCGTGTCGGCCGCAAGGATCAGGGGGGTCATCGCGACTCCTTCGTCGTGACGGGCGCGAATCTCGCGCTGTCGATCCGGTGACACTACGGATGCCGAGACCCCGACCGCGCGCTTGCTCGCATTGCGCGGGGTTATGCGCGTACCGTGTGTTCTGCGCATTTCGCGCACGAGGTGGTGTTCAGGGAGGCGCATGCGGTTCGCAACCCGAATGCTCGTCGTGCAGGTGGCGACCCAGGTGGTCGTCGTCGCGGTGTGCACCGCGGTCTTCGCCTGGCTCGGCGTGCAGCAGCTCAAGGCCGAGGCCGACTCGTCGGCGCTGAATATCGCGCGCTCGGTCGCCGAAGCCCCCGAGGTGCGCGACCTCGTCGCCGCCTACTCCGCCGATCCGGGCACCCCGGATGCCGCGGGCCTGCGCGACGGCCTTCTCCAGCGGTACGCGGTCGACGTCACCAGCCGCACCGAGGGCCTGTTCGTCGTGATCACCGACGACCATGGCATCCGACTCGCCCATCCCGATCCCGACCGCCTCGGCCAGGTCGTCAGCACGAGTTTCGCGGACGCGCTCGCGGGCCGCGAGGTCGTCACCTGGGAGACCGGAACGCTGGGGGAGTCGGCGCGCGCGAAGGTGCCCGTGTACCCGCCGGGCGGCGGCGCCCCGGTGGGGGAGGTGAGCGTCGGGTTCGAACGCGCGAGCGTTTTCGACGACCTGCCCGCTCTCCTCGGCGGGATCGCCGTGGCCGTGGCGCTCGCCGTCGCGATCGGCGCGCTCGTCGCGCTCCTCATGCGCCGGCGCCTCGAGCGGCTCACGCTCGGCGTCCAACCCGAGGAGCTCGTCGCCCTCGTGCAGACCCAGACGGCTGTGCTCGAGGGAGCCGACGAGGGTGTCCTCGCCATCGACGAGGCGGGGGTCGTGCGCGTGTGCACCACGACCGCCGAACGTCTTCTCGGGATCACGGATGCCGTCGGCCGCCCCCTCGCCGACCTCGACCTCCCGCCCGCCGTCGCGACGGCCCTCGCCGGTGCCGGGGCGAGCACGGGGCTGCCGATCGAGGGTCGGGTCGTGTTCATCGACGTGCGTCCGGTGCGCCGCGGCGCCCGCGCGCTCGGCCGCGTCGCGGTGCTGCGCGACCGCACCGACGTCGCCGCGCTCTCGGGGAGGCTCGACAGCGTCCGCGCGATGGGCGATGCCCTTCGGGTCCAGCGGCACGAGAACGCCAACCGCCTGCACGCGGCGGTCGGTCTGCTCGACGCCGGGCGCACCGCCGAGGCCCGCGCGTTCCTCGCCGACCTCGTGGACCGCGGGTCGGTGGACTGGGCCGTTCCCGGCATCGACCTCGTCGGCGACGCGATGCTGCAGTCCTTCCTCGGGGCGAAGGCGCTCGCCGCGCGCGAGCGGGGAGTGATCCTGCGCGTATCCGACGACACGTACCTCCGCGGCACCGTCGACGACGTGGAAGACGTCGTGGCCGTGCTGGGGAACCTCGTCGACAACGCCGTGACCGCCACGGCATCCGGACCCGAGCCCCGCGAGGTCGAGGTCGCCGTGCTCGGCGACGGCGACGCGATCGTGCTCACGGTGGCCGATACCGGCGGGGGCATCGCCGACATCGAGGCGGCCTTCGCTCCCCGCGAGCGCGACGACGACCCCGCCGCCGTGCACGGCCTCGGCATCGGGCTGCCGCTCTCGCGCGAGTTCGCGCGGCGACGCGGCGGCGACGTGTGGGTCGTCGACCCGGGCGATGACGGCCACGGAGCTGTCGTCGCCGCGCGTCTGCCGGGAGTCCTGCGAGGAGAGAACGAATGACCGACATCCGCGTCCTCGTCGTCGACGACGACTTCCGCGTCGCGGGACTCCACCGCGACGCCGTGGCCTCTCGGCCCGGCTTCCTCGCGCTGGAACCGGCTCGCACGGTGGGGGAGGCCCGCGCGGCGCTCGCCGCGCACACCCCCGACCTCGTGCTGGCCGACGTGTACCTCCCCGACGGGGACGGGATCGAGCTGGTCCGCTCGGCCGGCATCGACGCGTTCGTCCTGTCGGCGGCGACGGATGCCGAGACCGTCCGCCGCGCGTTCACGGCCGGGGCTCTCGCGTACCTGGTGAAACCGTTCGACACCCGCGTGCTGGCGGAGCGTCTCGACCGCTACGCCCGCTACCGCAATCTCCTCTCGAGCGCGCGGCCGCTCTCGCAGGATGACATCGACCGCGCGGCATCCGTGATGCGGGGGGAGCGCGAAGGGCCGTCGCTCGCCCGCTCGGCGACCGAGCAGACGGTATTGGCGGCCCTCGGCGCCGACGAGGCCTCAGCGAGCGAGGTGGCCGAACGCATCGGCGTCTCGCGCGCGACCGCGCAGCGCCACCTCACGGCCCTCGCCGAGCGGGGCCTGGTGCAGGTGAGTCTGCGCTACGGCTCGACGGGGCGGCCCGAGCACCGCTTCCGCGCCGGCGCCTGACCCGCCCCGCCCCGGCTCGCTGTATCTCGGCAGGCGAGGTGGCTGAGCGTGTCGAAGTCGCCGGGCGCGATCCTCGGGTGGCAACCGTCGAGGTGGCTGAGCTTGTCGAAGTCACCGGGCGATGCTTGGGTGGCAACCGTCGAGGTGGCTGAGCTTGTCGAAGTCACCGGTAGTTCGGCGGCATCCCGGTCCCTTCGACAGGCTCAGGGACCTCCGGCGGCATCCCGGTCCCTTCGGCGGGCTCAGGGACCTCCGGCGGCATCGCGGTCCCTTCTACGGGCTCAGGGACCTCTGCGCGCCCTGACCTCACGCCTCCAGCACCACCCACCCGCGCGGT
This portion of the Microbacterium testaceum StLB037 genome encodes:
- a CDS encoding sensor histidine kinase, translating into MRFATRMLVVQVATQVVVVAVCTAVFAWLGVQQLKAEADSSALNIARSVAEAPEVRDLVAAYSADPGTPDAAGLRDGLLQRYAVDVTSRTEGLFVVITDDHGIRLAHPDPDRLGQVVSTSFADALAGREVVTWETGTLGESARAKVPVYPPGGGAPVGEVSVGFERASVFDDLPALLGGIAVAVALAVAIGALVALLMRRRLERLTLGVQPEELVALVQTQTAVLEGADEGVLAIDEAGVVRVCTTTAERLLGITDAVGRPLADLDLPPAVATALAGAGASTGLPIEGRVVFIDVRPVRRGARALGRVAVLRDRTDVAALSGRLDSVRAMGDALRVQRHENANRLHAAVGLLDAGRTAEARAFLADLVDRGSVDWAVPGIDLVGDAMLQSFLGAKALAARERGVILRVSDDTYLRGTVDDVEDVVAVLGNLVDNAVTATASGPEPREVEVAVLGDGDAIVLTVADTGGGIADIEAAFAPRERDDDPAAVHGLGIGLPLSREFARRRGGDVWVVDPGDDGHGAVVAARLPGVLRGENE
- a CDS encoding TIM-barrel domain-containing protein, coding for MTVHFHVEGTRLVWRGDGETVVVEPWGRDSVRVRSRLMHDIVDHDWALLPPAPAHAEADVVVAGDTATLTSGRLRVVATSRTGIQLQTGYDRNFCHLAFFDVDGRLLFQERDAGGSLALVAREHRPIPGGDVRLTASFESASDERLFGMGQYQQDVLDLKGCTLELAHRNSQSSVPFVLSDRGYGFLWHNPAIGRATFAANGTRWSAESTDQLDYWVTAGATPRDISRAYADATGHTPMMPERGLGFWQCKLRYSSQEELLAVAREHKRRGLPLDVIVADFFHWPRMGDFRFEEEFWPDPAAMVRELDELGVELMVSVWPQVSLESENYAHMKKENLLVRAERGLDVHMSFEGPSAFLDATNPRARAFVWERCRENYGGHGIRTFWLDEAEPEYGLYDYDNFRYHAGSVLQVGNVYPQHYARAFAEGQWGDGETEVVNLLRTAWAGSQRYGALVWSGDIASTFAALRAQVTAGIHMGVAGIPWFTTDIGGFHHGDPDAEDFRELLVRWFQFGTFCPVMRLHGDRLPTTPVHAADGSRRSPSGGPNEVWSFGDAVTPVLERYLFAREALRPYTREVMRDAHLDGQPVLRGLFHEFPDDERCWTVKDQYLFGPDLLVAPVMEAGARSRSVVLPAGAEWTDLWTGAVFAGGGEIDVEAPLERIPVFVRDGAQPEVVEAVRAALRAD
- a CDS encoding CitMHS family transporter translates to MTPLILAADTAEYPVAYTPADGVLVALGFLMVLSFMALIMTRRLTPMVALIVVPTIFGLIAGAGLGLGDMVIDAISKMAPTAALLMFAIMYFGIMIDVGLFDPLIRVITRVLGDDPAKIVLGTAILAGAVSLDGDGSTTFIITTSAMLPLYLRLGMSPVVLTCVAGLMNGTMNIVPWGGPTVRAATALGLQPTDVFVPMIPSLAAGLVVSLAFAWFLGLAERKRLAGVVDTSKLDAPGGFGRLGAPKLFRGAEPKPGAVASLRTGNIVTVRGGRDAVAATQLVDTADTAMADTMLDPNRATLRPKLIWFNLALTVAVMVLLVMDIFPLAFVFMVGAAVALIVNFPKLRGQADEIVAHAPSIVGVVSMVLAAGVLVGVLNGTGMVTAMAAWITEVIPSSMGPFLAVITGVLSIPFTFFMSNDAFYFGILPVLAESAANYGIAPVEMARASITGQPVHLQSPLVPAILLLVSLAGVNLGDHHKKVLWRATVVSLVMLAVGVLVGAVPLLG
- a CDS encoding response regulator, coding for MTDIRVLVVDDDFRVAGLHRDAVASRPGFLALEPARTVGEARAALAAHTPDLVLADVYLPDGDGIELVRSAGIDAFVLSAATDAETVRRAFTAGALAYLVKPFDTRVLAERLDRYARYRNLLSSARPLSQDDIDRAASVMRGEREGPSLARSATEQTVLAALGADEASASEVAERIGVSRATAQRHLTALAERGLVQVSLRYGSTGRPEHRFRAGA
- a CDS encoding amylo-alpha-1,6-glucosidase, which encodes MSHPSLPTFDVREIPFSFRGSWLDLSPVVGLHRQVDDVHLVSHVNGMHAVLRLTPTVDGERADATTRADAAALAWAVGETVVATAVFESADIVRIAGAGADFTLADAVEELTPFTGSYFFRDPLDGAYVFTSYETGRRYRVTVLSGEVATEGVEALGQSVRALTVGGDTWEIAIEQIEAAAPAYRAGEAFDEVRARVVEEFTDYLDRIAGWRTEATPAVARAAYVLWSATVAPAGFVTRESVLMSKHWMDKVWSWDHTFNALALAPGLADAALDQFFAPFDHQDAAGAMPDSITHAEVLYNYVKPPIHGWAWAKLRERLARPLTEDELFAGYARLSRWSRFWLDYRTAPGRDLPYYQHGNDSGWDNSTTFDHDRVIEAPDLAAFLVVQLDVLADLADELGTGEGADWRAERDRVQGALLRDLRDDEGFFAVGALSGTVSKRSSLLNLLPVLASERFPAAVTDALAERIAEHLTTWGPATQLVGTPEYEDDGYWRGPIWAPSTMLIEEGLRRGGHVELADTINERFRRLCEESGFAENFDARTGAGLRDRAYTWTASVYLVFAHEHTLRTAGGDA